In Desulfosporosinus youngiae DSM 17734, the genomic stretch CCTTTAGGCTGCATAACAAGCATTCGGGCCAGAGGTCCGACTTCCATCGGTTTGCCTTCATAACGGGGAGCTTTAACAAAGGTATAGGCACCCTTCTTATCCAGATCAGGTACGGTATCCTCGGTATAGGGTGTTTTTCCGTTAGGGCTGGCTTTATACCAGGAATATTGAACGTCTTCCGTAATTTTTGCTTCATCGACCGGTTTGACATTACTTAAATCCCCATCCGTGATAACGCCTGCTTTAAAGAATAAATCCTTACCGGCATCATCGCGGGCAAATCCGCCATAAGAAAGATAGTTAGGACTTCCTCCGCCGACACCCGCCTGAGCCAAGGGCAGAAGCGGACCTGTTCCAAAGGTTAACACATCCTGTAAATAAGTTTTCTCAATAAAATCAAGCTGCTCATATAACATTGAACGGAATTGCTCAACAACGGTGATGTTAGGCAGCATAGTTACGCCGCCGACGACGATCGAAGATTGATGGGGCTGTTTTCCGGCGAACAAGGCGGACATTTTCTTAGCTTTCGCTTGCATCTCCAGGGCTTTTAAGTAGTGGGCAACGGCCATGGTCACTAATTCCGGATCATTGACGCTGAAAGCATCAGGTTTGTAGCGGGGGGTTAGAGGAGCGGTATCTCCGGCGGTAACCAGTTTTACTATTTTATCCTTTACGGCAAGAAGTCCGGGGTCTTTCCCTTGATATTGGGCCACAGCCATAACATCTATATAATCAAGAGCGCTCAGGTGATAAAAATGCAGGGGATGATCATGGAGGTACATAGCCCCGATAATCAGATTCCGGATAAGCCGTCCGCCGGCCGGAACACTTGCCCCAAAGGCTTTGTCCAGGGCTAAAGAGGACGCCCAGCCATGGGAACCGGCACAAACGCCGCAGACACGTTCTGTAACATAAGTAGCATCACGTGGATCACGCCCGCGGAGCATGGCTTCAATCCCCCGGTACATGGTCCCGATAACATGGGCGTCAACAACTTTGCCATTCTCGACTTCTACTTCAACCCTTAAGTGTCCTTCAATACGTGTTAAGGGATCGATAACTACTTTCGCCATCTACATGTCCTCCTTATGATCCTTATTGCTCAGTCTTCCGCTTGCTGCAGTAGCAATTAAATGGGCACCCAGGCCTACTGCTGCGGCTCCGCCGATAACAGCCCCGACGGTATCTGCATTGACCCGGCCGATGCCTGGAAGGGAAAACATTTCTTGTTTAGAGTATAATGGACTAAATCCATCATAAAACTCTTTTTCTGAACATCCGGAACAGGGAGATCCAGCATTAATGCAAAAGTTGGCATTGTCGTTCCACCATACCTGGGCACAGTCTGTGTAAGTCTTGGGACCTTTGCAGCCCTTCAGAATTAAGCAATACTCTTTTTGAAGCGGGTCGTTCCAATCGGTAAGGAAGTTTCCATTCTCAAAGTGACCGCGCCGCGGACAGTTGTCATGCAGCAAACTTCCATAGAAGACCACGGGACGGTTTTGCGAGTCAAGCTCCGGAGCTTTTTGATAGGTCAAGTAATAGAGGATGGTGCCGATCAGGGTTGTGGGTTTGACCGGGCAACAGGGAAGATTAATGACGGTTTTGTTAATTCCCTCTTTTCTGAGGAGTTCTGCTACTCCGACAGCCCCGGTTGCACAGGCTCCGGGTATTCCGGCGCCCTCAGATGCGCAGCTTCCGATGGCGATAATTACTTGAGCTTTTTGGGCTGATTCAATCAGAATTTTGCGGAAAGGTCTTCCGCCAATCATACAGAAACGGTCTTCTTCAGCGGGACAGGAACCCTCAACCACAAGTACGAAGTTTTCTGTAAGTGCTTGGTGGTAGGCTTCTTCTGATGTATAACCGGAACCGGCCATAATCGTTTCGTGATAGCGTATGGAGAGCATGTCTAAAATAAGTTCGGCGGGTGAAGGATTTAAGGTAGAAATGGCTGATTCAGTACACCCGGTGCAATCCATTCCTTCCAACCAGATAACAGGTGGTTTCTTTAGTGCCTGTTCCGCGGCGCTGGCTGCCTGAGGGATTATAAAGTCGGGTAGCCCAAGTGCTGCTGTTGTGGCTGCAATTAATTTCATAAAATCACGCCGAGAAACCCCTTTGACTGTGAGCAAATCAAAAATACCCATTCTTGCAGAACACCTCCTGAATTGAATAATTCCGTCGACTACGTAGCTTAGATTAGTTGAAACTTTTATACTAACATATATTCTTAATTTAAACTTAAGTTTCCTTCTTTTTTAAAGAATTTTTTGAAAATTGACAATTTAAGATTGTAATTTGATAATCATTAATACTAATGGCAAGAAATTGTCAAATCATTTGTATAATTATAGACTTGAAGAAATCAGAAGTTGGCGTGTACAATAAGAGTGTCAAAATTATGATCATGAAGAATGATTACAGTAAGCTTGAAAGCTGGATGAAATAATGAAAAAACAAGCAAAAGCTATTTACTTTAATGGTATTGTTCAAGGAGTAGGCTTTCGGCCTTTTGTTTTTAAGCTTGCAGAGGAACTGGATGTTAAAGGATGGGTGAATAACTCAAGCCGTGGTGTAACCATTCATGCCGAAGGAAATAATCTTGACTTGTTCTATCAGCGTTTGCGGACAGAAGCTCCTCCTTTGGCTCAAATTTTGACAGCGGGATCGGTTGATATAGAAATTATCAATTATGAAAAATTTGAGATTACAGACAGTGAAACAGTGGAAGACACAGATGTTCTGATTTCGCCGGATGTTGCAACCTGTCAGGCTTGTCTCAAAGACATGGCTGACCCCAAGAACCGCTTTTATCAATTTCCTTTCACAAATTGCACAAATTGCGGCCCTCGCTATACCATTATCCGGGATGTGCCCTATGATCGGACCTTAACTACGATGTCAGATTTTCCAATGTGCCAATCTTGTGAAGCGGACTATAAAAATCCAAGCAATCGAAGGTTTCATGCCCAACCCGTTGCCTGTACAAATTGCGGACCAAAGCTTCAGCTTCTTGATGCCCTTGGCCGCCCGCTTGCGGGCCTGGGAGCAGATCAGCTTGCTCAAGGCGGGATCATCGCAGTAAAAGGTCTGGGGGGGTTCCATCTCGTCTGTGATGCGCGAAACCCGGAAGCCGTCCGCCGTTTGAGAGAGCGGAAGGAACGGGGAGCAAAGCCCTTTGCAGTGATGGCCCGGTCGATGGCCAAGGCGCACAGCGAAGTCGTGATCAGCGGCAAGGAAGAGGAATTGTTACACAGTCCGGCAGCCCCTATCGTTGTTTTAGAACGAAGATCGGGAATCAGCGATTCTTTGCCGGAGGAGATTGCACCCGGGTTACATACTTTAGGGATGATGCTTCCCTATACTCCCTTACACTATTTACTCTTTGAAGGACCCTTTGATTTTTTAGTCATGACAAGCGCCAATCTGAGCGGACGTCCACTTATCTATACAAATGATGAGGCTTTGGCATCTTTGCAGGGAGTGGCGGATTTTTATCTTATCCATGACAGGGATATTTTCCATCCCTGTGATGACTCGGTCCTTCAAGTGATCGGAGATGAAGCCGTTTTTTTGCGGCGCGCCCGCGGCTATGTCCCCTTACCCATCTTAATGTCAGCGTTTCAGGTTAAAACCTCACTGCTTGGTGCAGGCGGAGATCTTAAGAATGCTTTTTGCCTGGCCAGGGGTCAGAGGGCCTTTGTCAGTCAGTACTTAGGAGATATGGAAGGGTACGAAAATTTTCAGCGCTTCCGCCAGGAACTGGAATCCTTTCAGAGAGTGGTTAATATCACCCCCAGTTCGATGGCTTATGATAAACATCCCAACTATCACTTAACCGGATTTGCCTTGGAACAGAGTATGCCGAAACAGGCTGTACAGCATCATCACGCCCATTTAGTCAGCGTGCTGGGGGAATGGGACAGACCGGAAGCGACTCTCGGAGTTATCTGTGACGGAACCGGTTTCGGAGAGGATGATTGCATCTGGGGGTTTGAATTTCTGTATGGCAATTCCTCAGGTTATGAACGCAAAGCTCATCTGGAGTACTTAGGGCTGCCGGGAGGAGATGCGGGTGCGAAACACCCTTTGCGAATTGCCTATGCTTATCTTAAGACTCTTTTAACAGATGAAGTGTGGCAAAAGACCATGTCACTTTGGTCAGCTCTCCCAATTCACGAACGTCAGATTTTAGACCGTCAGCTTGAGACAGGAGTTCAAGTCTTTCAAACTTCAAGTGCGGGAAGGCTCTTTGATGCGGTCAGCGGATTGCTGGGTGTTTGTACAAAGGTCACCTATGAAGGGCAAGCTGCCATAGAACTTGAAAGTACAGCAGCCAGGTTTTTGAACTCAGGCCTGCAACCTATTGAGGAATCATTCTCCTACCCTTATGAAATTCGGGCAGAGAACGGGGTTCTCATTCTAGGTGTCGGAGTGCTTTTCCAAGCATTAGTCCACGACCTTCTTCAGGGCGTAAGCCGGGAGGAAATTGCCTTCCGCTTCCATATAACTGTGGCCCGGGCTATTGTTGATTTAGCCGTGCGCTTAGGTGTGGAGAGCGGGCCTTTGGTATTAAGCGGGGGGGTATTCCAAAACAAGCTATTGACGGAAGCAGTTCTGTTCAACTGCAAAGAAAAAGGGATTAGAGTTTTGCGGTCCCGAACACTCCCCCCAGGGGATGGCGGACTGGCCTTCGGACAACTATTAATCGCAAATGAGGTGTTGTAAGATGTGTTTAGCTATTCCTGCCAAAGTAGTTACGCTGAAGGGATCCCTTGCCCAAGTGGATATGATGGGAAACGAACGGGTTGTCAGTACGGACTTAGTCCCGGAGGTTAAGCCCGGCGACTATGTCTTGGTCCATGCAGGATTCGCCATCGGAATAATTGATGATGAGAGCGCCAAAGAGACGGAAGACCTTTTATTGGAGGTAGCCAAGGCTTATGAAGAAGGGGAGTAAGGAACGACAAGCTAAAGCGAAGGATTACTTGGCCGAGATTAAGGCGCTGGCTCAGAGTCCCTATACAATAATGGAAGTTTGCGGGACCCATACCGTTGCCATTGCCAAAAACGCTATTCGAGAGCTGCTGCCGGATACGGTGCGCTTAATTTCCGGTCCGGGCTGTCCGGTCTGTGTGACGGACAGCAGTG encodes the following:
- a CDS encoding nickel-dependent hydrogenase large subunit — encoded protein: MAKVVIDPLTRIEGHLRVEVEVENGKVVDAHVIGTMYRGIEAMLRGRDPRDATYVTERVCGVCAGSHGWASSLALDKAFGASVPAGGRLIRNLIIGAMYLHDHPLHFYHLSALDYIDVMAVAQYQGKDPGLLAVKDKIVKLVTAGDTAPLTPRYKPDAFSVNDPELVTMAVAHYLKALEMQAKAKKMSALFAGKQPHQSSIVVGGVTMLPNITVVEQFRSMLYEQLDFIEKTYLQDVLTFGTGPLLPLAQAGVGGGSPNYLSYGGFARDDAGKDLFFKAGVITDGDLSNVKPVDEAKITEDVQYSWYKASPNGKTPYTEDTVPDLDKKGAYTFVKAPRYEGKPMEVGPLARMLVMQPKGLMDIIAKYSIKPGAVARHAARAYETLLMAKDMFNWLDALEKEMGSKDFRIHDTEHWNAPATGQGAGMTEVPRGSLGHFIKVADHKTENYQMVVPTTWNFSPRDDKDVRGPVEQALIGVPVPDLDNPVNIVRVVRSYDPCLACAIHLIDPVTNDIKKFQIGW
- a CDS encoding hydrogenase small subunit, whose translation is MGIFDLLTVKGVSRRDFMKLIAATTAALGLPDFIIPQAASAAEQALKKPPVIWLEGMDCTGCTESAISTLNPSPAELILDMLSIRYHETIMAGSGYTSEEAYHQALTENFVLVVEGSCPAEEDRFCMIGGRPFRKILIESAQKAQVIIAIGSCASEGAGIPGACATGAVGVAELLRKEGINKTVINLPCCPVKPTTLIGTILYYLTYQKAPELDSQNRPVVFYGSLLHDNCPRRGHFENGNFLTDWNDPLQKEYCLILKGCKGPKTYTDCAQVWWNDNANFCINAGSPCSGCSEKEFYDGFSPLYSKQEMFSLPGIGRVNADTVGAVIGGAAAVGLGAHLIATAASGRLSNKDHKEDM
- the hypF gene encoding carbamoyltransferase HypF, translated to MKKQAKAIYFNGIVQGVGFRPFVFKLAEELDVKGWVNNSSRGVTIHAEGNNLDLFYQRLRTEAPPLAQILTAGSVDIEIINYEKFEITDSETVEDTDVLISPDVATCQACLKDMADPKNRFYQFPFTNCTNCGPRYTIIRDVPYDRTLTTMSDFPMCQSCEADYKNPSNRRFHAQPVACTNCGPKLQLLDALGRPLAGLGADQLAQGGIIAVKGLGGFHLVCDARNPEAVRRLRERKERGAKPFAVMARSMAKAHSEVVISGKEEELLHSPAAPIVVLERRSGISDSLPEEIAPGLHTLGMMLPYTPLHYLLFEGPFDFLVMTSANLSGRPLIYTNDEALASLQGVADFYLIHDRDIFHPCDDSVLQVIGDEAVFLRRARGYVPLPILMSAFQVKTSLLGAGGDLKNAFCLARGQRAFVSQYLGDMEGYENFQRFRQELESFQRVVNITPSSMAYDKHPNYHLTGFALEQSMPKQAVQHHHAHLVSVLGEWDRPEATLGVICDGTGFGEDDCIWGFEFLYGNSSGYERKAHLEYLGLPGGDAGAKHPLRIAYAYLKTLLTDEVWQKTMSLWSALPIHERQILDRQLETGVQVFQTSSAGRLFDAVSGLLGVCTKVTYEGQAAIELESTAARFLNSGLQPIEESFSYPYEIRAENGVLILGVGVLFQALVHDLLQGVSREEIAFRFHITVARAIVDLAVRLGVESGPLVLSGGVFQNKLLTEAVLFNCKEKGIRVLRSRTLPPGDGGLAFGQLLIANEVL
- a CDS encoding HypC/HybG/HupF family hydrogenase formation chaperone, which codes for MCLAIPAKVVTLKGSLAQVDMMGNERVVSTDLVPEVKPGDYVLVHAGFAIGIIDDESAKETEDLLLEVAKAYEEGE